A genomic region of Rheinheimera sp. MMS21-TC3 contains the following coding sequences:
- a CDS encoding DUF1302 domain-containing protein, which yields MNIRPKTFAKKPLALGVASALFALSMVPAQAASWNFGDVNVTFDSTFSYGGSWRTENRDLDTISKVNHPANNFNWSQYGYYIDGNGSPNFNSVYASSQLWDFPGSYSSNGDAGNLNYDRGDMFSSLLKGSHDLSITAGNFGFFSRFMYFYDFATMDQKGAYTNPLSGNSVDPCADSESRQLACRDLRLLDAYVYGNFSFNDGQNPVTVKLGQQVLSWGESTLIQHGINITPIDVGVARAPGAELKEAYIPVGMVTLNIGLTDNLSTELFYQYEWENSYLPVPGSYFSTNDFAGKGGYNQNVQLGFTSNPDIDLPFLVSEMNMLSSLAPGLLNVLTSPTATAAQKANALSLAIAYPTKVTLRPKGADGEIKPKDGGQYGIKFEYFSPDLNDTEFAFYYMNYHSRVPVISGIAADFGVGVIQSLQYLAANQGQITSDNIHQLAMFSKAKVEYPEDIKLYGFSFNTAIGETSVAGELAYRQDEPLQIDDVEILYAGMPEQLANAGLRPDFDGISQIGRSSYSPSKVAPGQAAQGFILSDTIQAQMTFTHLFGPALGSDNMVMLAEIGGIRIQDMPSYDELRLNGPGTDRSGGPLLGLDGQGNLINKDGLHTGLSDGAETNPFPTASAWGYRILAKMDYNNVFSGINLSQRMVFSHDVNGTTPDPLFMFVEDRKSLAYAVSFDYLNKWSGELSYNVFWGGKGTTNNVADRDFISFNIKYSI from the coding sequence ATGAATATAAGGCCAAAAACCTTTGCTAAGAAACCCTTAGCGCTTGGTGTCGCCTCAGCGCTGTTTGCCTTGTCAATGGTACCAGCGCAAGCGGCAAGTTGGAACTTCGGTGACGTTAATGTAACGTTTGACTCTACCTTCTCTTATGGTGGCAGCTGGCGTACAGAAAATCGTGATTTAGACACCATAAGTAAAGTAAACCATCCAGCGAACAATTTTAACTGGTCACAATACGGTTATTATATTGATGGTAACGGTAGCCCTAACTTTAATTCAGTTTATGCCAGCTCACAGCTTTGGGATTTTCCAGGTAGTTATTCCAGTAATGGTGATGCTGGTAATTTAAACTATGACCGTGGTGATATGTTTAGTAGCTTGCTAAAAGGCTCGCACGATTTGTCAATTACAGCTGGCAACTTCGGTTTTTTTAGCCGCTTTATGTATTTTTATGATTTTGCTACTATGGATCAGAAGGGCGCTTATACTAACCCTTTATCTGGCAATAGTGTCGATCCTTGTGCTGATAGCGAATCACGTCAATTAGCTTGCCGTGATCTTAGGTTATTAGATGCTTATGTTTATGGTAACTTCAGCTTTAATGATGGCCAAAACCCAGTCACGGTTAAATTAGGTCAGCAAGTATTAAGCTGGGGTGAAAGTACTTTAATTCAGCACGGTATAAATATAACGCCAATAGATGTCGGTGTGGCGCGTGCGCCTGGAGCTGAATTAAAAGAAGCTTATATTCCTGTTGGTATGGTGACCCTTAATATTGGTTTAACTGATAACTTATCAACAGAGTTGTTTTATCAATATGAATGGGAAAATAGCTATTTACCTGTACCTGGAAGTTACTTCTCTACTAATGACTTTGCCGGCAAAGGTGGTTATAACCAAAACGTACAGTTAGGTTTTACTAGTAATCCAGATATAGACCTGCCATTTTTAGTCAGTGAAATGAACATGCTGTCATCCTTGGCACCTGGTTTATTAAATGTTTTGACTAGCCCAACAGCAACTGCTGCCCAAAAAGCCAATGCGCTAAGCTTAGCCATAGCTTATCCAACTAAAGTAACCTTAAGACCTAAAGGCGCTGATGGTGAAATTAAACCAAAAGATGGTGGCCAATACGGGATTAAGTTTGAATATTTCTCACCCGATTTAAATGACACTGAATTTGCTTTTTACTATATGAACTACCATAGTCGGGTGCCGGTAATATCTGGTATTGCTGCGGATTTTGGCGTAGGTGTTATTCAATCTTTACAATACTTAGCTGCTAATCAAGGACAAATAACTAGTGACAATATTCATCAGTTAGCCATGTTCTCTAAAGCTAAAGTTGAATATCCTGAAGATATCAAACTTTATGGTTTTAGCTTTAATACGGCAATAGGTGAGACCTCTGTTGCAGGTGAATTGGCTTATCGTCAAGATGAACCCTTACAAATTGATGACGTAGAAATTTTATATGCAGGTATGCCAGAGCAGCTTGCTAATGCTGGTTTGCGTCCTGACTTTGATGGTATATCACAAATAGGCCGTTCAAGTTACAGCCCAAGCAAAGTAGCGCCAGGCCAAGCAGCCCAAGGTTTTATTTTATCAGATACTATTCAAGCTCAAATGACATTTACTCATTTGTTTGGGCCTGCATTAGGGTCTGATAATATGGTAATGCTTGCTGAGATTGGCGGTATTCGCATTCAAGATATGCCATCTTATGATGAGTTGCGTTTAAATGGGCCAGGCACAGATCGCAGTGGTGGACCTTTGTTAGGCCTAGACGGTCAAGGTAACTTAATTAATAAAGACGGCTTACACACAGGTTTATCCGATGGTGCAGAAACGAATCCTTTCCCTACCGCTTCGGCTTGGGGATATCGTATCTTAGCTAAAATGGATTATAACAACGTATTTTCCGGTATTAACTTATCGCAACGTATGGTGTTTTCACATGACGTAAATGGCACTACGCCAGATCCATTATTTATGTTTGTTGAAGATCGTAAATCATTAGCCTATGCGGTAAGTTTTGATTACTTAAACAAATGGTCTGGTGAATTATCTTATAACGTTTTTTGGGGCGGAAAAGGTACAACGAATAACGTAGCAGACCGCGATTTTATCTCTTTTAACATTAAATACTCTATTTAA
- a CDS encoding DUF1329 domain-containing protein, whose amino-acid sequence MMKKLTLLSSAIALVISCGAGAKISQEQVARLGNDLTPLGAEKAANADGSIPAWNGGILQAPAGYSPGDHHPDPFADDKVLFTIDSSNLDQHRKFLSPGQIKLFEIYPETYKMHIYQSRRTASFPQYVYDATKQIATKAELVEGGNGIINAAIGIPFPIPENGLEVIWNHLLRFRGVAASRNGGQAAPTASGAYTIIGFDEQIMFKYSDPAATPEALTAENILFRFKQSVTSPARLAGTALLVHETMDQVKTPRQAWTYNTGQRRVRRAPNVAYDAPGTASDGLRTTDDFDMFNGSPDRYNWTLVGKQELYIPYNSYKLHSNNLKYADILMPGHINPEPVRWEKHRVWVVEALLKDNMRHVYGKRVFYIDEDSWQIHVADLYDNRAEMYRVAFAHGLNYYEVPTQWSTLEVYHDLNSRRYIAIGLDNEDRMYNFSEQLTDADFTPAALRRAGTR is encoded by the coding sequence ATGATGAAAAAACTCACCCTATTATCTTCGGCAATTGCGCTGGTAATAAGTTGTGGCGCAGGGGCTAAAATAAGCCAAGAACAAGTGGCAAGATTAGGTAACGATTTAACGCCATTAGGCGCTGAAAAAGCAGCTAATGCAGATGGTTCAATTCCAGCTTGGAATGGCGGTATTTTACAAGCACCGGCAGGTTATTCACCAGGTGATCATCATCCAGATCCATTTGCTGATGATAAAGTACTATTTACTATAGATAGTTCTAACCTTGATCAACATCGAAAGTTTTTAAGCCCAGGCCAGATTAAGTTATTTGAAATCTATCCTGAAACTTACAAAATGCATATTTATCAATCACGCCGTACGGCCTCTTTTCCGCAATATGTTTATGATGCGACCAAACAGATTGCGACTAAAGCTGAATTGGTAGAAGGTGGTAATGGTATTATCAACGCTGCTATTGGTATTCCATTTCCTATTCCAGAAAATGGTTTAGAAGTAATCTGGAACCATTTACTCCGTTTTCGTGGTGTAGCCGCTTCACGAAATGGTGGTCAAGCAGCACCAACAGCGTCAGGCGCTTATACCATTATCGGCTTTGATGAACAGATTATGTTCAAATACTCTGATCCTGCAGCTACGCCGGAGGCATTAACTGCAGAAAATATTCTGTTTCGTTTTAAACAAAGTGTAACATCGCCGGCACGTTTAGCCGGTACAGCACTATTGGTTCATGAAACTATGGATCAAGTTAAAACACCTCGCCAAGCTTGGACTTATAATACTGGTCAGCGTAGAGTACGCCGTGCACCTAACGTGGCTTATGATGCGCCAGGTACAGCTTCTGACGGTTTAAGAACGACTGATGATTTTGATATGTTTAATGGCTCGCCAGATCGTTACAACTGGACCTTAGTAGGTAAACAGGAACTCTATATTCCATACAACAGCTACAAGCTACATAGTAATAACCTTAAATACGCAGATATTTTAATGCCGGGTCATATTAATCCTGAACCAGTGCGTTGGGAAAAACACCGCGTTTGGGTAGTTGAAGCCTTGTTAAAAGATAATATGCGTCATGTGTATGGCAAGCGAGTTTTCTATATTGACGAAGATAGCTGGCAAATCCATGTTGCAGACTTGTATGACAACCGTGCAGAAATGTACCGAGTCGCCTTTGCCCATGGTCTTAACTATTATGAAGTGCCTACACAGTGGAGTACTTTAGAAGTTTATCATGATCTTAACTCTCGTCGTTATATTGCGATTGGCTTAGATAATGAAGACAGAATGTATAACTTTTCTGAACAGTTAACTGATGCCGACTTTACGCCAGCAGCGTTACGTCGTGCAGGTACGCGTTAA
- a CDS encoding YCF48-related protein yields MSNKYIWLLAVFVLGITVSTSSIASDAIQPTAAYQAPLASESLLTDIANVDNVFLTVVGERGHILRSSDGVTWQQAQVPVQANLSAVIFVDKQHGWAVGHDATILKTSDSGDTWHIQQYLPQLDKPLFDVYFRNQTQGIAVGAYGMFYRTNDGGKTWLPEFHAELLSEDDQEYLLDLKETDEHAYAIEQGVILPHFNRVYADGNLLYMVGEAGFAAKSTDFGATWQRLSAFYNGSLFDVSRSQKMSLLAVGLRGHAFRSQDQANSWHKIELPNTATINSIVTENTPTIFLLGNAGSLLVSHDDGESFNDHSLQDGKAIVNGLVWQDKLILVTEVGVKTINLSELN; encoded by the coding sequence ATGTCTAATAAATACATATGGTTATTGGCAGTATTTGTGTTAGGTATTACTGTTAGTACCTCAAGCATAGCCTCGGATGCTATTCAACCAACAGCTGCTTACCAAGCGCCGTTAGCAAGTGAATCTTTGTTAACGGATATAGCTAATGTTGATAATGTATTTTTGACAGTGGTCGGCGAAAGAGGCCATATCCTACGCAGTAGTGATGGGGTTACATGGCAGCAAGCACAAGTGCCTGTGCAAGCTAACTTAAGTGCCGTTATCTTTGTCGATAAACAACATGGCTGGGCGGTAGGACATGATGCAACTATACTCAAAACAAGTGATAGTGGTGATACTTGGCATATTCAACAATATTTACCGCAGTTAGATAAACCTTTATTTGACGTTTACTTTCGTAATCAAACTCAAGGCATTGCCGTGGGGGCTTATGGAATGTTTTATCGTACTAATGATGGCGGTAAGACTTGGCTACCAGAGTTTCATGCTGAACTCTTATCAGAGGATGATCAAGAGTATTTATTAGATCTAAAAGAAACAGATGAACATGCTTATGCTATTGAGCAAGGTGTAATTTTACCCCATTTTAATCGAGTTTATGCTGACGGTAACCTGTTATATATGGTAGGCGAGGCCGGTTTTGCTGCTAAAAGCACCGATTTTGGTGCAACTTGGCAGCGTCTAAGTGCTTTTTATAATGGTTCTTTATTTGATGTTTCTCGCAGCCAAAAAATGAGTTTACTTGCAGTTGGCTTAAGAGGGCATGCTTTTCGCAGCCAAGATCAAGCTAATAGCTGGCATAAAATTGAATTACCTAATACAGCAACAATTAACAGTATAGTAACTGAAAATACGCCAACTATATTTTTATTAGGCAATGCAGGTAGTTTATTAGTTAGCCATGATGATGGCGAGAGTTTCAATGATCACAGCTTACAAGATGGTAAAGCCATAGTGAACGGCTTAGTGTGGCAAGATAAGCTAATCCTAGTCACTGAAGTGGGTGTAAAAACAATAAATTTAAGTGAATTGAATTAA
- a CDS encoding efflux RND transporter permease subunit, which yields MTANRVVNKFEYALFRHRALVILSFVLVTMFLVFKAASIKLDAGFTKNIPLKHEYMQTYLQHAKDFGGANNILVALCDSSGDIFNPEFFNTLRLSHDELLYTSGVDRVLVKSLFSPSTRFVEVVEDGFAGGPVIPADFTADAKGLAKVKQNVEKAGVVGRMVADDYSCAMISAQLLEIDPETNEKVDTLNFAQTLEQNIRQKYATDNISIHIIGFAKMVGDVAEGAKGVLLFFAIAIIVTAILVYLFCGSIRLTLLPIGCSLIAVVWQMGLLSVLGFGIDPMSILVPFLVFAIGVSHGVQMINSTGKRVASGMDAKTAAQASFRKLLVPGGVALLSDTVGFLTLLIIEIGVIRELAITASLGVAVIILTNLILLPVLMSFVKFSQKYKQRAAAGSPTMDKVWFALSAFATRKYATVILIITALLFTFGYMQSQQLKIGDLHKGAPALHEDSRYNTDTDLITNRFAISVDYLNVMVETIPSACTEHSIMQQIDDFQWLMSNVKGVQSSVSLASVSKTINAAFNEGNVKWRVLPRNTQSLVQASSRVETSTGILNADCSVMPVMLFLEDHKAETLERVVTAAKKYSAQFSDERTQFKLASGPAGVMAATNEAVSEAQQPMMWYVYGAVILLCLISFKSLRATISVIVPLYVVSVLATALMTKLQIGLTVSTLPVIALGVGIGVDYGIYILSNMIQSLREGAPLREAYYLALKERGSAVLFTGITLAIGVSTWVFSALKFQVDMGILLTFMFVVNMLGAIVVLPALAAFLWRKK from the coding sequence ATGACTGCAAATCGGGTTGTAAACAAGTTTGAATATGCGTTGTTTCGCCATCGCGCTTTGGTAATTCTCTCCTTTGTACTGGTGACAATGTTTCTGGTATTTAAAGCCGCTTCAATTAAGCTAGATGCTGGTTTTACTAAAAATATTCCTTTAAAGCATGAGTATATGCAAACTTACTTACAGCATGCTAAAGATTTTGGTGGCGCCAATAATATTTTAGTTGCCTTATGCGATAGCAGTGGTGATATTTTTAATCCGGAATTCTTTAACACCTTACGTTTAAGCCATGATGAGTTACTTTACACCTCTGGAGTAGATAGGGTTTTAGTTAAATCATTATTTAGCCCCAGCACACGCTTTGTTGAAGTGGTAGAAGATGGTTTTGCTGGTGGCCCGGTGATACCTGCAGATTTTACTGCAGATGCTAAAGGTTTGGCTAAAGTAAAACAAAATGTAGAAAAAGCAGGTGTTGTAGGCCGCATGGTGGCCGATGATTATAGTTGCGCCATGATATCTGCTCAATTGTTGGAAATAGATCCTGAAACCAATGAAAAAGTTGACACCCTTAATTTTGCTCAAACCTTAGAGCAGAATATTCGTCAAAAATACGCTACAGATAATATTAGTATTCATATTATTGGCTTTGCCAAAATGGTCGGTGATGTTGCCGAGGGGGCCAAAGGGGTATTATTGTTTTTCGCAATTGCCATTATAGTAACAGCGATACTGGTTTATTTGTTTTGTGGTTCTATTAGATTAACCCTTTTACCAATAGGTTGTTCATTAATAGCTGTGGTTTGGCAAATGGGCTTATTATCAGTACTTGGCTTTGGTATAGATCCAATGTCAATTTTAGTCCCATTTTTAGTCTTTGCTATTGGTGTTAGCCATGGCGTGCAAATGATCAACTCAACTGGTAAAAGAGTTGCTTCTGGTATGGACGCTAAAACAGCTGCTCAAGCTAGTTTTCGTAAACTGCTCGTTCCTGGTGGCGTTGCTTTATTATCTGATACAGTTGGCTTTCTTACCCTTTTAATCATAGAAATTGGCGTTATTCGCGAGTTAGCAATTACCGCAAGTTTAGGTGTTGCAGTCATTATTTTAACCAACTTAATTTTACTGCCAGTATTAATGTCTTTTGTTAAGTTTAGTCAGAAATACAAGCAGCGTGCTGCTGCAGGCTCACCTACAATGGATAAAGTTTGGTTTGCTTTATCGGCATTTGCTACCCGTAAATACGCAACTGTTATTTTAATTATTACGGCATTACTATTTACCTTTGGCTATATGCAAAGCCAGCAGCTAAAGATAGGTGACTTGCATAAAGGTGCACCAGCACTGCATGAAGACTCAAGATACAACACTGATACCGACTTAATTACTAATCGTTTTGCGATTTCTGTCGACTATTTAAATGTGATGGTAGAAACCATCCCTAGTGCTTGTACTGAGCATAGTATTATGCAGCAAATTGATGATTTTCAGTGGTTAATGTCAAATGTTAAAGGGGTGCAATCAAGCGTTTCTTTAGCGTCAGTTTCCAAAACCATTAATGCTGCATTCAACGAAGGTAATGTTAAATGGCGAGTGTTGCCACGTAATACCCAGAGTTTAGTGCAAGCTTCATCACGGGTAGAGACAAGTACCGGAATATTAAATGCCGATTGCTCGGTTATGCCTGTAATGTTATTTTTAGAAGACCATAAAGCAGAAACCTTAGAGCGAGTTGTTACTGCAGCCAAAAAATACTCGGCACAATTTAGTGATGAACGTACGCAATTTAAGCTAGCCTCTGGTCCGGCAGGTGTTATGGCCGCCACTAATGAGGCCGTATCTGAAGCGCAACAGCCTATGATGTGGTATGTATATGGTGCTGTAATTTTATTATGTTTAATTAGTTTTAAATCATTGCGGGCAACTATATCAGTAATAGTACCTTTATATGTAGTGTCGGTATTGGCAACGGCATTAATGACCAAGCTACAAATTGGTCTTACCGTGTCTACCTTACCGGTTATCGCACTTGGCGTGGGTATAGGGGTCGATTATGGTATATATATATTGTCTAATATGATCCAAAGCTTACGTGAAGGTGCGCCGCTACGAGAAGCGTATTATCTAGCGCTTAAAGAACGGGGCAGTGCAGTCTTATTTACTGGTATTACTTTAGCCATAGGTGTAAGCACTTGGGTGTTTTCAGCACTCAAATTTCAAGTTGATATGGGTATCTTATTAACCTTTATGTTTGTGGTTAATATGCTTGGCGCTATAGTAGTTTTACCTGCTCTAGCGGCTTTTTTATGGCGTAAAAAATAA